Proteins encoded by one window of Bubalus kerabau isolate K-KA32 ecotype Philippines breed swamp buffalo chromosome 22, PCC_UOA_SB_1v2, whole genome shotgun sequence:
- the CUEDC2 gene encoding CUE domain-containing protein 2 isoform X2: MELERIVSAALLAFVQTHLPEADLSGLDDVIFSYVLGVLGDLGPSGPSEENFDMEAFTEMMEAYVPGFAHIPRSTIGDMIQKLSGQLSGARNKEPLQRPEKLKEETMSSAGDTQDEAAGPEEELLPGVDVLLEVFPTCSVEQAQWVLAKARGDLEEAVQMLVEGKQGPPAWDGPNQDLPRRLRGPQKDELKSFILQKYMMVDSAEDQKIHRPMAPKEAPKKLIRYIDNQIVSTKGERFKDVRNPEAEEMKATYINLKPARKYRFH; this comes from the exons ATGGAGCTGGAGAGGATTGTCAGTGCAGCCCTTCTTGCCTTTGTCCAGACGCACCTCCCAGAGGCCGACCTCAG CGGCTTGGATGACGTCATCTTTTCCTATGTGCTTGGGGTTCTTGGGGACCTGGGCCCCTCAGGCCCATCAGAGGAGAATTTCGACATGGAAGCCTTCACTGAGATGATGGAGGCCTATGTGCCTGGCTTCGCCCACATCCCCAG GAGTACAATAGGGGACATGATCCAGAAGCTCTCAGGGCAGTTGAGTGGTGCCAGGAACAAAG AGCCCCTGCAGCGGCCCGAAAAGCTCAAAGAAGAGACGATGTCTTCTGCTGGGGACACCCAAGATGAG GCAGCCGGCCCTGAGGAAGAGCTGCTGCCAGGGGTGGACGTACTCCTGGAGGTTTTCCCCACCTGTTCAGTGGAGCAGGCCCAGTGGGTATTGGCCAAAGCTCGAGGGGACTTGGAAGAAGCTGTGCAGATGCTGGTAGAGGGGAAGCAGGGGCCTCCAGCCTGGGATGGCCCCAACCAG GACCTGCCTAGGCGTCTCAGAGGCCCCCAAAAAGATGAGCTGAAGTCCTTCATCCTGCAGAA GTACATGATGGTGGATAGTGCAGAGGATCAGAAGATTCACCGTCCTATGGCTCCTAAGGAG GCTCCCAAGAAGCTGATCCGATACATCGACAACCAGATAGTGAGCACCAAAGGGGAGCGATTCAAAGATGTGCGGAACCCTGAGGCTGAGGAGATGAAGGCCACATACATCAACCTCAAGCCGGCCAGAAAGTACCGCTTCCACTGA
- the FBXL15 gene encoding F-box/LRR-repeat protein 15: MEPPMDPSGGEQEPGAVRLLDLPWEDVLLPHVLSRVPLRQLLWLQRVSRAFRALVQLHLARLRRFDAAQVGPQIPRAALAWLLRDAEGLQELALAPCHEWLSDEDLVPVLARNPQLRSVALAGCGQLSRRALGALAEGCPRLQRLSLAHCDWVDGLALRGLADRCPALEELDLTACRQLKDEAIVYLAQRRGAGLRSLSLAVNANVGDTAVQELARNCPELQHLDLTGCLRVGSDGIRTLAEYCPALRSLRVRHCHHVAEPSLSRLRKRGVDIDVEPPLHQALVLLQDMVGFAPFVNLQV, translated from the exons ATGGAGCCACCGATGGACCCGTCCGGAGGGGAGCAAGAGCCCGGAGCCGTCAG GCTCCTGGATTTGCCCTGGGAAGACGTGCTGCTCCCACACGTCCTGAGCCGGGTGCCGCTGCGCCAGCTGCTCTGGCTGCAGCGCGTCAGTCGGGCTTTCCGGGCGCTAGTGCAGCTGCACCTCGCCCGGCTGCGCCGCTTCGACGCCGCTCAG GTGGGTCCACAGATTCCGCGGGCCGCATTGGCCTGGCTGCTGCGGGACGCCGAGGGGCTGCAGGAGCTGGCGCTGGCGCCGTGTCACGAATGGCTGTCGGACGAGGATCTGGTGCCGGTGTTGGCGCGGAATCCGCAGCTGCGGAGTGTGGCGCTGGCCGGCTGCGGGCAACTGAGCCGCCGCGCGCTGGGGGCGCTGGCCGAGGGCTGCCCCCGCCTGCAGCGCCTTTCGCTCGCGCACTGTGACTGGGTAGATGGGCTGGCGCTGCGCGGCCTAGCTGACCGCTGTCCGGCCCTGGAGGAGCTGGACCTCACCGCCTGCCGACAGCTCAAGGATGAGGCCATCGTATACCTGGCGCAGAGGCGCGGCGCAGGCCTTCGCAGCCTCTCCCTAGCGGTCAACGCCAATGTAGGGGATACCGCCGTCCAGGAGCTCGCTCGGAACTGCCCGGAACTCCAGCACCTCGACCTAACAGGGTGCCTCCGCGTCGGAAGCGACGGTATCAG GACTTTGGCAGAGTACTGCCCGGCGCTGCGCTCGCTGCGGGTGCGGCACTGCCACCACGTGGCCGAGCCCAGCCTAAGCCGCCTGCGGAAGCGCGGTGTGGACATCGACGTCGAGCCGCCGCTGCATCAGGCCCTGGTACTGCTGCAGGACATGGTGGGCTTTGCACCCTTTGTCAACCTGCAGGTCTGA
- the CUEDC2 gene encoding CUE domain-containing protein 2 isoform X1, which yields MELERIVSAALLAFVQTHLPEADLSGLDDVIFSYVLGVLGDLGPSGPSEENFDMEAFTEMMEAYVPGFAHIPRSTIGDMIQKLSGQLSGARNKENVQPQSSEVQGQVSISPEPLQRPEKLKEETMSSAGDTQDEAAGPEEELLPGVDVLLEVFPTCSVEQAQWVLAKARGDLEEAVQMLVEGKQGPPAWDGPNQDLPRRLRGPQKDELKSFILQKYMMVDSAEDQKIHRPMAPKEAPKKLIRYIDNQIVSTKGERFKDVRNPEAEEMKATYINLKPARKYRFH from the exons ATGGAGCTGGAGAGGATTGTCAGTGCAGCCCTTCTTGCCTTTGTCCAGACGCACCTCCCAGAGGCCGACCTCAG CGGCTTGGATGACGTCATCTTTTCCTATGTGCTTGGGGTTCTTGGGGACCTGGGCCCCTCAGGCCCATCAGAGGAGAATTTCGACATGGAAGCCTTCACTGAGATGATGGAGGCCTATGTGCCTGGCTTCGCCCACATCCCCAG GAGTACAATAGGGGACATGATCCAGAAGCTCTCAGGGCAGTTGAGTGGTGCCAGGAACAAAG AGAATGTGCAGCCACAGAGCTCCGAGGTCCAAGGTCAGGTATCTATCTCCCCAGAGCCCCTGCAGCGGCCCGAAAAGCTCAAAGAAGAGACGATGTCTTCTGCTGGGGACACCCAAGATGAG GCAGCCGGCCCTGAGGAAGAGCTGCTGCCAGGGGTGGACGTACTCCTGGAGGTTTTCCCCACCTGTTCAGTGGAGCAGGCCCAGTGGGTATTGGCCAAAGCTCGAGGGGACTTGGAAGAAGCTGTGCAGATGCTGGTAGAGGGGAAGCAGGGGCCTCCAGCCTGGGATGGCCCCAACCAG GACCTGCCTAGGCGTCTCAGAGGCCCCCAAAAAGATGAGCTGAAGTCCTTCATCCTGCAGAA GTACATGATGGTGGATAGTGCAGAGGATCAGAAGATTCACCGTCCTATGGCTCCTAAGGAG GCTCCCAAGAAGCTGATCCGATACATCGACAACCAGATAGTGAGCACCAAAGGGGAGCGATTCAAAGATGTGCGGAACCCTGAGGCTGAGGAGATGAAGGCCACATACATCAACCTCAAGCCGGCCAGAAAGTACCGCTTCCACTGA
- the PSD gene encoding PH and SEC7 domain-containing protein 1, with the protein MAQGAMRFCSEGDCAISPPRCPRRWLPEGPVPQSPPASMYGSTGSLLRRVAGPGPRSRELGRVTAPCTPLRGPPSPRIAPSPWAPSSPTGQPPPEAQSSVVIFRFVEKASVRPLNGLPAPGGLSRSWDLGGVSPPRPTPALRPGSHQKLRLEASTSDPLPAGGGSAQPGSQGLLQGPPTQPQVGADGLYSSLPNGLGGPSEHLATLFRGPADTGLLNQGDIWSSPREVSSHAQRIARAKWEFFYGSLDPPSSGAKPPEQAPPSPPGVGSGQGSGVAVGRAAKYSETDLDTVPLRCYRETDIDEVLTEREEADSAIESQPSSEGLPGTARPPVPRPGPCLGPHPSLGSGNEDEDEAGGEEDVDDEVFEASEGARPGTRMPHSGPLKSPLPFLPGTSPSADGPDSFSCVFEAILESHRAKGTSYTSLASLEALASPGPTQSPFFTFELPPQPPAPRPDPPAPAPLAPLEPDSGTSSAADGPWTQRGEEEEAEAGAKQAPGRDPPSPCHSEDSFGLGAAPLGSEPPLNQLVSDSDSELDSTERLALGSTDTLSNGQKADLEAAQRLAKRLYRLDGFRKADVARHLGKNNDFSKLVAGEYLKFFVFTGMTLDQALRVFLKELALMGETQERERVLAHFSQRYFQCNPGALSSEDGAHTLTCALMLLNTDLHGHNIGKRMTCGDFIGNLEGLNEGGDFPRELLKALYSSIKNEKLQWAIDEEELRRSLSELADPNPKVIKRVSGGGGSGSSPFLDLTPEPGAAVYKHGALVRKVHADPDCRKTPRGKRGWKNFHGILKGMILYLQKEEYQPGKALSEAELKNAISIHHALATRASDYSKRPHVFYLRTADWRVFLFQAPSLEQMQSWITRINVVAAMFSAPPFPAAVSSQKKFSRPLLPSAATRLSQEEQVRTHEAKLKAMASELREHRATQLAKKARGKEAEEQRQKEAYLEFEKSRYGTYAALLRVKLKAGSEELDAVEAAVAQASGTEDGLPPPHSSPSLPANTSRQPRAQCPDSEARAGAGSGRWKP; encoded by the exons ATGGCCCAGGGTGCCATGCGCTTCTGCTCGGAAGGCGACTGTGCCATCTCCCCACCACGATGCCCACGCCGCTGGCTCCCCGAAGGCCCAGTGCCCCAGAGCCCCCCAGCCAGCATGTATGGCAGCACAGGCTCCTTACTCCGGCGAGTGGCAGGTCCAGGTCCCCGAAGTCGGGAGCTTGGACGTGTGACAGCACCCTGTACACCTCTGCGTGGCCCCCCTTCACCCCGCATTGCTCCCTCACCTTGGGCACCCTCTTCACCCACTGGGCAGCCCCCACCAGAGGCCCAGAGCTCTGTGGTCATATTCCGCTTTGTGGAGAAGGCCAGTGTGAGGCCACTGAATGGGCTGCCTGCTCCTGGAGGCTTGAGTCGGAGCTGGGACCTGGGTGGGGTCTCTCCTCCCAGGCCCACTCCAGCCCTCAGGCCTGGCTCCCATCAAAAGTTGAGGCTAGAAGCATCCACATCAGACCCGCTTCCAGCTGGAGGAGGCTCAGCTCAGCCTGGGAGCCAGGGCCTTTTACAGGGGCCACCAACTCAACCCCAGGTTGGAGCAGATGGTCTTTACTCCTCTCTCCCCAATGGGCTGGGGGGACCCTCTGAGCACCTGGCCACATTATTCCGAGGACCTGCTGACACTGGACTCCTGAACCAG GGGGACATCTGGTCCTCACCACGAGAAGTCTCCTCTCATGCCCAGAGAATCGCTCGAGCCAAATGGGAATTCTTCTATGGCTCTTTGGATCCCCCCAGCTCAG GTGCTAAGCCCCCAGAGCAGGCCCCCCCATCTCCACCTGGGGTGGGCTCAGGGCAGGGCTCTGGGGTGGCTGTGGGGCGAGCAGCCAAGTACTCCGAGACGGACCTGGACACAGTGCCCCTGAGGTGCTACCGCGAGACCGACATCGATGAGGTGCTGACTGAGCGGGAAGAGGCTGACTCGGCCATCGAGAGTCAGCCCAGCTCTGAGGGCCTGCCTGGCACTGCCCGCCCACCTGTCCCACGTCCTGGCCCATGCCTTGGCCCTCACCCCAGCCTGGGCAGTGGCAATGAGGACGAGGATGAGGCAGGTGGGGAAGAGGATGTGGACGACGAAGTGTTTGAGGCCTCAGAAGGGGCCCG GCCAGGTACCCGAATGCCTCACTCCGGGCCTCTCAAGTCACCTCTGCCCTTTCTACCTGGGACCAGCCCCTCGGCTGATGGGCCTGACTCTTTCAGTTGTGTGTTTGAAGCCATCTTGGAGTCACACCGGGCCAAGGGCACCTCCTACACCAGCCTCGCCTCGCTGGAGGCCCTGGCCTCACCTGGCCCGACCCAGAGCCCCTTTTTCACCTTCGAGCTGCCTCCCCAACCCCCTGCCCCAAGGCCTGATCCGCCTGCTCCTGCCCCACTTGCTCCTCTGGAACCGGATTCTGGTACCAGCTCTGCTGCTGATGGGCCTTGGAcacagagaggggaggaagaggaggcagaggctggagccAAGCAGGCCCCAGGGAGGGATCCCCCTAGTCCTTGCCACTCAGAAGACAGCTTCGGACTGGGGGCAGCACCCCTGGGCAG TGAACCACCCCTGAACCAACTGGTGTCTGATTCGGACTCAGAGCTGGACAGCACAGAGcggctggccctgggaagcactGACACCTTGTCCAATGGGCAGAAAGCAGACCTGGAGGCTGCACAGCGCCTCGCTAAGAGGCTGTACCGACTAGATGGCTTCAGGAAGGCGGATGTGGCCCGGCATCTGGGCAAGAA CAATGACTTCAGCAAACTTGTGGCTGGCGAGTACCTGAAGTTTTTTGTCTTCACGGGCATGACTCTGGACCAAGCTCTCAG GGTGTTTCTCAAGGAGCTGGCCTTAATGGGTGAGACCCAGGAACGGGAGCGTGTGCTGGCCCACTTCTCCCAGAGATACTTCCAGTGTAATCCTGGAGCCCTGTCCTCAGAGG ACGGTGCGCACACGCTGACCTGCGCCCTCATGCTACTCAATACGGATCTCCACGGCCAC AACATCGGGAAACGCATGACCTGCGGAGACTTCATCGGTAACTTGGAAGGCCTCAACGAAGGCGGCGACTTCCCCAGAGAGCTGCTCAAG GCCTTGTACAGCTCCATCAAGAATGAAAAGTTGCAGTGGGCCAT AGACGAGGAGGAGCTGAGACGGTCTCTGTCTGAGCTGGCCGACCCCAACCCCAAGGTCATCAAGAGGGTCAGCGGGGGCGGTGGCAGTGGCTCCAGCCCTTTCCTGGACCTGACTCCCGAGCCCGGGGCTGCAGTCTACAAGCACGGCGCCCTGGTGCGAAAGGTGCACGCGGACCCTGACTGCAGGAAGA CACCTCGGGGCAAGCGCGGCTGGAAGAACTTCCACGGGATCCTCAAGGGCATGATCCTCTATCTGCAGAAG GAGGAGTACCAGCCTGGGAAAGCGCTGTCGGAGGCAGAGCTTAAGAACGCCATCAGCATCCACCACGCGCTGGCCACGCGGGCCAGTGACTACAGCAAGAGGCCGCACGTCTTCTACCTGCGCACTGCTGACTGGCGGGTCTTCCTCTTCCAGGCCCC GAGCCTGGAGCAGATGCAGTCCTGGATCACTCGCATCAACGTGGTGGCTGCCATGTTCTCCGCACCCCCATTCCCAGCTGCTGTCAGCTCCCAGAAGAAGTTCAGCCGCCCTCTGCTACCCAGCGCTGCCACCCGCCTCTCCCAG GAGGAGCAAGTGCGGACCCACGAGGCCAAGCTGAAGGCCATGGCAAGTGAGTTGCGGGAGCACCGGGCCACGCAACTGGCCAAGAAGGCCCGGGGCAAGGAGGCTGAAGAGCAGCGGCAGAAGGAGGCGTATCTGGAGTTTGAG AAATCCCGCTACGGCACGTACGCAGCGCTGCTTCGGGTCAAGCTGAAGGCGGGCAGCGAGGAGCTGGATGCGGTGGAGGCAGCAGTGGCCCAGGCCAGTGGCACGGAGGATGGACTGCCCCCTCCTCACTCCAGTCCCTCCCT